A single window of [Clostridium] hylemonae DSM 15053 DNA harbors:
- a CDS encoding DUF169 domain-containing protein, protein MPFKSEKLTYGLPQDAYERDKMKALADDLKEAAGLKKQLVGVQFFFEKEDYDACEVPEIKGGAPYCVMVQKASRGMEFKSRLANHKCDGGTTALALEKSTDRIESGTEYFSYNLYDSPAAARRLRNSIKSLHAYQPLTYGIVVRPFVSCTMQPDVIIAIVNAYQAMRMIQGYEYDSGIKPKIDMGAMQGMCSEVTAVPYITGEMNVSVLCPSTRMLCRWEDSDMAVGIPFHQFESIVKGIMATKY, encoded by the coding sequence ATGCCGTTTAAAAGTGAAAAATTAACATATGGACTTCCGCAGGATGCGTATGAGCGGGACAAGATGAAAGCGCTGGCCGACGATCTAAAAGAGGCGGCGGGGTTAAAAAAACAACTCGTGGGAGTACAGTTTTTCTTTGAGAAGGAAGATTACGATGCCTGTGAGGTCCCGGAGATCAAAGGAGGAGCGCCGTACTGCGTCATGGTCCAGAAGGCTTCAAGAGGAATGGAATTTAAGTCCCGCCTCGCCAATCATAAATGTGACGGGGGAACAACTGCCCTTGCACTGGAAAAAAGTACGGACAGGATCGAGAGCGGTACAGAATATTTCTCTTATAATCTGTACGATTCACCTGCGGCGGCGAGAAGGCTCAGGAACAGTATCAAAAGTCTGCACGCGTACCAGCCGCTGACGTATGGCATCGTTGTACGCCCGTTTGTAAGCTGTACAATGCAGCCGGACGTCATTATCGCGATCGTCAATGCGTACCAGGCGATGCGTATGATCCAGGGATATGAATATGATTCGGGAATCAAGCCCAAGATCGACATGGGAGCAATGCAGGGGATGTGTTCAGAGGTGACGGCAGTCCCGTATATTACAGGTGAAATGAACGTCAGCGTGCTCTGCCCGAGCACAAGAATGCTCTGCAGATGGGAGGACTCGGACATGGCAGTTGGAATCCCGTTCCATCAGTTTGAGAGTATCGTAAAAGGAATTATGGCAACAAAATATTAA
- a CDS encoding energy-coupling factor transporter transmembrane component T family protein, which translates to MFTYEWRDSFLHRRNPLIKLCLIVIVTILISLSLYPVLPLCTFLMALLLGCIGGKIPPGIILRKMRVFLGIGIAFIAFMLIMKGIDGGGDAWHIWIFHWSSSDLISILSLGMRIISISLMSLLFVLTTDPNDLVLSLILQMGLSPVHGYAALAAYRFLPTLQSEIESIRLAQEIRGIEWDRGLINRLSTPFRIMLPLLCSAARRGERVAAAMESRGLGAGRARSYYRQTKVERADWLFAAGTCLVYIVLTAVLIYIGMFRFSFGFNLK; encoded by the coding sequence ATGTTCACATATGAATGGAGGGATTCGTTCCTTCACAGAAGGAATCCGCTTATAAAGCTATGTCTCATAGTTATTGTCACTATACTGATCAGCCTGTCCCTTTATCCGGTGCTGCCGCTATGTACCTTTCTGATGGCGCTGCTCCTCGGCTGCATCGGTGGGAAGATCCCGCCGGGGATCATACTGAGGAAAATGCGGGTGTTTCTTGGAATAGGCATTGCCTTTATAGCGTTCATGCTCATCATGAAAGGAATCGACGGAGGAGGAGATGCCTGGCATATATGGATATTTCACTGGAGCAGCAGTGATCTTATCAGTATATTGTCGCTTGGGATGAGGATCATATCTATCTCGCTTATGTCGCTTCTGTTCGTCCTTACAACAGACCCGAACGATCTCGTGCTGAGTCTCATTCTGCAGATGGGCCTGTCCCCGGTACATGGTTACGCGGCGCTGGCTGCCTACCGTTTCCTTCCGACGCTTCAAAGCGAGATCGAAAGTATCAGGCTGGCGCAGGAGATACGGGGGATCGAGTGGGACAGGGGCCTGATAAACCGGCTGAGCACGCCGTTTCGCATCATGCTTCCGCTGCTGTGCAGCGCGGCCAGAAGAGGAGAACGTGTGGCCGCCGCCATGGAGAGCAGAGGACTCGGCGCGGGCCGCGCAAGAAGCTATTACAGGCAGACAAAGGTAGAACGGGCGGACTGGCTCTTTGCAGCCGGTACGTGTCTCGTATATATCGTACTGACCGCTGTTCTTATCTACATCGGAATGTTCCGGTTCAGTTTTGGATTTAATTTAAAATGA
- a CDS encoding YigZ family protein, producing MTKEYRTVYEGGEGEVVEKKSRFIASVRPVSTEEEALAFIETIRKKHWNASHNCFAYVIGERSELARYSDDGEPGGTAGKPMLDVLKGEALCNTAVVVTRYFGGTLLGTGGLVRAYSQAVKEGLASSVIITKIRGVKLKIATDYTGLGKIQYILGQNGLKILESEYTDKVEIHVLVPGEELEAVCSEITEGTNGQASLEAGESCWFAQIGGQPAVLEG from the coding sequence ATGACGAAAGAGTACAGGACAGTTTACGAAGGCGGAGAGGGGGAGGTCGTGGAGAAGAAGTCCCGTTTTATCGCTTCTGTCAGGCCCGTCTCCACGGAAGAAGAAGCGCTGGCTTTTATTGAAACGATAAGAAAGAAGCACTGGAACGCCAGTCATAACTGCTTTGCGTATGTGATCGGAGAGAGGTCTGAGCTTGCCCGGTACAGTGACGACGGAGAACCGGGGGGAACAGCCGGAAAGCCGATGCTCGACGTACTGAAAGGGGAGGCGCTCTGCAACACTGCTGTAGTAGTGACCCGTTACTTCGGAGGAACGCTTCTTGGAACAGGCGGGCTTGTGCGCGCATACTCACAGGCTGTGAAGGAAGGCCTGGCCTCTTCTGTAATTATAACCAAAATTCGGGGGGTTAAACTTAAGATCGCAACAGATTATACCGGTCTCGGTAAAATACAGTATATTCTCGGGCAGAATGGGCTTAAGATCCTGGAATCTGAATATACGGACAAAGTAGAAATCCATGTACTTGTCCCCGGGGAAGAACTTGAAGCTGTATGTTCAGAGATCACGGAAGGGACAAACGGACAGGCATCGCTGGAAGCAGGAGAGAGCTGCTGGTTTGCACAGATTGGCGGACAGCCGGCAGTGCTGGAAGGATAG
- a CDS encoding phosphatase PAP2 family protein gives MAFLSLLEGIRTPFLDRLMQFITYFGQEIVIIAVICALYWCADKRFAYMLGFTYFTAGLLVQSLKITFRVPRPWVIDPSFKAVESAVPGATGYSFPSGHTQGAACLFFPLALRTKNTWRKLLCVLAFILIGFSRMYLGVHTPKDVIVSMLLSVAVSCMIWHFQRFFLDSTQYVKQTAAVLAALSLAVAAYALLLKSRGTIDMEYALDCCKAAGAGLGFSLGYYIERTRLDFDTHTGQFGSQAVKLIAGLGLTLLIKEGFPLIFGASIIAKMAEYFVLVLWVLVLYPCIFTRLGRRHS, from the coding sequence ATGGCTTTTTTATCGCTGCTGGAAGGAATCCGAACACCCTTCCTTGACAGACTGATGCAGTTTATCACTTATTTTGGACAGGAAATTGTTATCATAGCGGTTATCTGCGCCCTTTACTGGTGCGCGGATAAGCGCTTTGCTTATATGCTCGGCTTTACCTATTTTACCGCCGGCCTTCTCGTACAGAGCCTGAAGATCACCTTCCGCGTCCCAAGGCCCTGGGTGATCGACCCTTCTTTTAAAGCCGTCGAAAGCGCCGTCCCCGGCGCCACAGGCTATTCCTTTCCAAGTGGACACACACAGGGCGCTGCCTGCCTGTTCTTTCCACTTGCGCTCAGGACTAAGAACACGTGGCGGAAGCTTTTATGTGTTCTCGCCTTTATACTGATCGGCTTCTCCAGAATGTACCTGGGCGTCCACACACCGAAGGATGTGATCGTATCCATGCTCCTCTCTGTCGCCGTCTCCTGTATGATCTGGCATTTTCAGCGGTTTTTTCTGGACAGTACGCAGTACGTGAAACAGACCGCCGCTGTGCTGGCCGCCCTGTCCCTCGCCGTGGCAGCCTATGCCCTCCTCCTTAAAAGCCGCGGCACCATCGACATGGAATATGCCCTGGACTGCTGTAAAGCCGCAGGCGCCGGACTCGGATTTTCGCTCGGCTATTATATTGAACGGACACGGCTTGATTTCGACACACACACCGGCCAATTCGGCAGTCAGGCGGTAAAACTCATTGCAGGCCTTGGCCTTACACTCTTAATAAAAGAAGGCTTTCCTCTCATATTCGGAGCATCCATTATCGCCAAAATGGCCGAATATTTTGTGCTCGTTTTGTGGGTGCTCGTCCTCTACCCGTGTATCTTCACCCGGTTGGGAAGGCGGCATTCATAA
- a CDS encoding single-stranded DNA-binding protein has protein sequence MSDKIIENNQVTIMGEVAGDFSFSHEVFGEGFYMVDVLVKRLSNSEDRIPLMISERLIDVTQDYTGEFIMASGQFRSYNRHDEQKNRLVLSVFVREVSFIEEELDGAKTNSIFLDGYICKLPVYRKTPLGREIADLLLAVNRPYGKSDYIPCICWGRNARFASTFEVGEHVQINGRIQSREYVKKLTETETQKRIAYEVSVSKLECVDE, from the coding sequence ATGTCAGATAAGATTATTGAAAACAACCAGGTAACTATTATGGGAGAGGTGGCAGGAGACTTTTCATTCAGCCATGAAGTGTTCGGCGAAGGATTCTACATGGTGGATGTACTCGTAAAACGCCTCAGCAACTCCGAGGACAGGATCCCGCTCATGATTTCCGAGCGTCTCATCGACGTGACCCAGGACTATACGGGGGAATTTATCATGGCAAGCGGCCAGTTCCGCTCTTATAACAGACACGATGAACAAAAGAACAGGCTCGTGTTATCCGTATTCGTAAGAGAAGTGTCTTTTATAGAGGAAGAACTGGACGGAGCGAAGACAAACAGCATCTTCCTGGATGGTTACATATGCAAGCTGCCGGTGTACAGAAAGACGCCGCTTGGAAGAGAGATAGCGGACCTTCTGCTGGCCGTGAACAGGCCATACGGCAAATCAGATTACATACCGTGCATCTGCTGGGGCAGAAATGCCAGATTCGCGTCTACTTTTGAGGTGGGAGAGCACGTGCAGATCAACGGAAGGATCCAGAGCAGGGAATATGTCAAAAAGCTTACTGAGACAGAGACTCAGAAGCGCATTGCGTACGAGGTGTCGGTCAGCAAATTAGAATGTGTGGATGAATAG
- a CDS encoding ABC transporter ATP-binding protein: MRAGIAGMEQMVHKKIVEMENVSFVYDGEELPVWQGLNCYFEEGTVNLLLGPSGCGKSTLLYMLNGIIPNFYEGKAEGHIWFKGEDILTKRTKDMVRHMGMVFQNPETQFCTFTVEDEIAFGLENENTPQEEMDRRIDEALGMVGMRALRSTLLTSLSGGQKQKIAIASVLAMQPEILILDEPTANLDAASRSEVFSLLGQLVGRYGKTIILVEHNLEHLLDKAGHVIVMDGGNKVCLEGSAPSVIRSLVYDENYRGLNIFLPEKYLIMKEWINALDHIPQVRNFQKQQLLCGEGDILPVRRFAELLRELAVFPPADRSAAVSARARENVVEANSLAYAYGGQADKVLKSVDVEIGREEFVAVVGANGAGKSTFLKVLFRVLSPYGGSVKADGRELDCCDKKRLYRDFGLVFQNPEDQFVTNNVFDELMFSLKKNGMDETEKKKRAAGMLERFHLSSEKNKSPFLLSQGQKRRLSVAAMLLTGQKVLILDEPTYGQDFDNQRELMELMLELNREGVTIIVVTHDMTLVADYAKKVVVLADGQTEFCGAPEDIFRDADAVRKGKLEVPSVWRFSEELHKYAEEVPLFVSRKQMTDYLIRCVKEA; encoded by the coding sequence ATGCGCGCAGGTATAGCCGGTATGGAGCAGATGGTACATAAAAAAATAGTGGAAATGGAAAATGTAAGCTTTGTCTATGACGGGGAAGAACTCCCCGTATGGCAGGGCTTAAACTGTTATTTCGAGGAAGGTACGGTCAATCTGCTGCTCGGGCCGAGCGGCTGCGGAAAGAGTACGCTTCTCTATATGCTCAACGGGATCATTCCCAACTTCTATGAAGGAAAAGCCGAAGGACATATCTGGTTTAAAGGGGAAGATATCCTGACGAAAAGGACGAAAGACATGGTACGCCACATGGGCATGGTGTTCCAGAATCCGGAGACACAGTTCTGTACATTTACAGTAGAGGACGAGATCGCTTTCGGGCTGGAGAACGAGAACACGCCGCAGGAGGAGATGGACCGCCGTATAGATGAGGCGCTCGGCATGGTCGGAATGAGAGCCTTGCGCAGCACTCTGCTCACAAGCCTTTCAGGAGGACAGAAGCAGAAGATCGCCATTGCATCTGTCCTTGCGATGCAGCCGGAGATCCTTATACTCGACGAGCCGACGGCCAATCTCGACGCGGCAAGCAGGTCGGAAGTCTTTTCGCTTCTTGGGCAGCTTGTGGGCAGATACGGCAAAACGATCATACTTGTAGAACATAATCTGGAGCATCTGCTCGATAAAGCAGGTCATGTGATCGTGATGGATGGCGGGAACAAAGTATGTCTGGAAGGCAGCGCGCCTTCTGTCATCCGGAGTCTCGTGTACGATGAAAACTACCGCGGCCTCAACATTTTTCTGCCGGAGAAATATCTTATCATGAAAGAGTGGATAAACGCGCTGGATCATATTCCGCAAGTGAGGAACTTTCAAAAACAGCAGCTTCTATGCGGGGAAGGGGACATATTGCCCGTAAGACGGTTCGCAGAACTTTTGCGGGAACTGGCGGTGTTTCCGCCTGCCGACAGGAGCGCCGCCGTGTCAGCGCGTGCGCGGGAGAATGTGGTAGAGGCGAACAGCCTCGCCTATGCATACGGCGGACAGGCAGACAAGGTATTAAAAAGTGTTGACGTTGAGATCGGAAGAGAGGAGTTCGTCGCTGTCGTGGGGGCCAACGGGGCCGGCAAGTCTACTTTTCTCAAAGTCTTGTTCCGGGTGCTCTCCCCGTACGGCGGTTCCGTCAAGGCGGACGGCAGAGAGCTTGACTGCTGTGACAAAAAGCGCCTGTACCGTGACTTTGGTCTCGTATTTCAGAATCCGGAGGACCAGTTTGTGACAAACAATGTTTTTGACGAGCTCATGTTCAGCCTGAAGAAGAACGGAATGGATGAGACGGAAAAGAAAAAGCGGGCCGCCGGCATGCTGGAGAGATTTCACCTCAGTTCCGAGAAGAACAAGAGCCCGTTTCTTCTGAGCCAGGGACAAAAGCGCAGACTGAGCGTTGCGGCCATGCTGCTCACCGGACAGAAAGTCCTCATACTGGATGAACCTACTTACGGGCAGGATTTCGACAACCAGAGGGAGCTTATGGAACTGATGCTGGAACTGAACCGGGAAGGGGTCACGATCATCGTCGTCACTCACGATATGACGCTTGTGGCCGACTACGCGAAAAAGGTGGTCGTGCTCGCAGACGGACAGACAGAATTCTGCGGCGCGCCTGAAGACATCTTCCGTGATGCGGACGCGGTCAGAAAAGGAAAGCTTGAGGTCCCGTCTGTCTGGCGGTTTTCGGAAGAACTTCACAAATATGCGGAAGAAGTCCCGCTTTTCGTCAGCAGAAAGCAGATGACAGATTACTTGATCCGGTGTGTAAAGGAGGCTTGA
- the hpf gene encoding ribosome hibernation-promoting factor, HPF/YfiA family — protein sequence MKFIISGKNIDVTPGLRETVEHKLGKLEKYFTSDTEIIVTLSVEKERQKIEVTIPVKGNIIRSEQVSSDMYVSIDLVEEVIERQLRKYKNKLVARHQEGGNFRQEFFESEYATEDDDEVKIVRTKRFGIKPMYPEDACIQMDLLGHDFFVFCNADTDEVNVVYRRKNGTFGLIEPEFQ from the coding sequence ATGAAGTTTATTATTAGCGGAAAGAACATCGATGTAACACCTGGCTTAAGGGAGACCGTGGAGCACAAATTGGGGAAATTAGAGAAGTATTTTACTTCCGATACGGAGATCATCGTTACCTTAAGTGTGGAAAAAGAACGTCAGAAGATTGAGGTAACGATCCCTGTGAAAGGAAATATCATCCGTTCTGAACAGGTAAGCAGTGACATGTATGTCTCTATTGATCTAGTGGAGGAGGTTATTGAACGCCAGCTTCGCAAATATAAAAACAAATTGGTCGCAAGACATCAGGAAGGCGGCAACTTCCGCCAGGAATTTTTCGAGAGTGAATATGCTACAGAAGATGATGATGAAGTGAAGATCGTTCGAACCAAACGTTTCGGCATCAAACCAATGTACCCGGAAGACGCATGCATACAGATGGATCTGCTCGGCCATGACTTTTTCGTTTTCTGCAATGCAGATACCGATGAAGTAAATGTAGTCTACAGAAGGAAAAACGGAACCTTCGGCCTCATTGAGCCGGAGTTCCAGTAA
- the dapA gene encoding 4-hydroxy-tetrahydrodipicolinate synthase — MAIFKGAGVAIVTPFNEDGSINYDRLDELIDYHCNNGTDSIIICGTTGESATMTEEEHLECVKFAIERTKGRIPVIAGTGSNCTRTAVDMSKDAACYGADGLLLVTPYYNKATQAGLIAHYKAVAEAVSGTPIIMYSVASRTGCNIEPATVAALVKETENIVGIKEASGNISQIAKIMSMTDGRIDLYSGNDDQIVPLMSLGGIGVISVLSNIAPQQTHDICGKFFSGDIQESAKLQLKAIPLVNELFCEVNPIPVKRAMKLMGMDCGPVRMPLTELTPEHEKTLAQAMKDYGIKVV; from the coding sequence ATGGCTATATTTAAAGGTGCCGGAGTGGCGATCGTCACACCGTTTAATGAGGACGGAAGCATCAATTATGATAGACTGGATGAGTTGATCGACTATCACTGTAACAATGGTACAGATAGTATTATTATATGTGGTACTACCGGGGAATCTGCCACAATGACAGAGGAAGAGCATCTGGAATGCGTGAAGTTTGCGATCGAGCGCACAAAGGGCAGGATTCCGGTCATTGCGGGGACAGGTTCAAATTGTACCAGGACAGCGGTAGATATGTCAAAAGACGCAGCCTGTTATGGGGCGGACGGCCTGCTTCTTGTGACGCCTTATTACAACAAGGCTACACAGGCAGGGCTTATAGCGCATTACAAGGCAGTTGCGGAGGCTGTGTCGGGAACACCGATCATTATGTACAGCGTTGCCAGCAGGACGGGATGTAATATCGAGCCGGCTACAGTGGCAGCATTGGTAAAAGAGACAGAGAATATTGTGGGAATTAAAGAGGCGTCCGGAAATATTTCGCAGATCGCAAAGATCATGTCTATGACAGACGGCAGGATCGATCTGTATTCCGGCAATGACGACCAGATCGTACCGCTCATGTCGCTGGGCGGAATAGGTGTTATTTCAGTGCTTTCCAATATTGCGCCGCAGCAGACGCATGATATCTGCGGGAAGTTTTTCAGCGGTGATATACAGGAAAGCGCGAAGCTGCAGCTCAAGGCGATCCCGCTTGTGAACGAGCTTTTCTGTGAGGTAAATCCGATTCCGGTCAAGAGGGCTATGAAGCTCATGGGAATGGACTGCGGTCCGGTCCGTATGCCGCTCACAGAGCTTACGCCGGAACATGAGAAGACGCTGGCACAGGCGATGAAGGATTACGGAATCAAAGTAGTATAA
- the dapB gene encoding 4-hydroxy-tetrahydrodipicolinate reductase has protein sequence MVRAIMHGCNGRMGQVITGLINEDEGIEIVAGIDAYTGRENAYPVFECIDKCDVEADVVIDFSNAAAVDALLGYCAKQKLPVVLCTTGLSEEQLERVEKASEKTAVLRSANMSLGINLLLKLVKDAARVLAGAGFDVELVERHHNQKVDAPSGTAVALADSINEAMDDAYTYVYDRSQVREKRDKKELGISAVRGGTIVGEHEIIFAGADEVVEFKHTAYSKAIFGKGAVEAAKYLAGKPAGRYDMSDVIVF, from the coding sequence ATGGTCAGAGCGATAATGCACGGCTGCAACGGCAGGATGGGGCAGGTCATAACAGGACTTATCAATGAAGACGAAGGGATTGAAATTGTTGCGGGAATTGATGCATACACCGGAAGGGAAAATGCATATCCTGTATTTGAATGTATAGATAAATGTGATGTGGAGGCGGATGTGGTCATAGACTTTTCCAATGCCGCAGCTGTGGACGCGCTTCTTGGTTACTGTGCTAAACAGAAGCTTCCGGTAGTGCTCTGTACGACAGGGCTGTCCGAAGAACAGCTGGAGAGGGTGGAGAAAGCGTCTGAGAAGACAGCCGTACTCCGGTCTGCCAACATGTCTCTTGGGATCAATCTGCTTCTGAAACTAGTAAAGGACGCGGCCAGGGTGCTTGCGGGCGCGGGCTTTGACGTGGAACTGGTGGAGCGTCATCACAATCAGAAGGTGGACGCTCCGAGCGGGACGGCGGTCGCGCTGGCGGATTCCATCAATGAAGCCATGGACGATGCATATACATATGTATACGACAGAAGCCAGGTGCGCGAAAAGAGGGACAAGAAGGAACTTGGCATCTCAGCGGTGAGGGGCGGAACGATCGTGGGCGAGCACGAGATCATTTTTGCAGGCGCCGACGAGGTAGTAGAGTTCAAGCATACAGCATACTCCAAAGCCATATTCGGTAAAGGGGCGGTGGAGGCCGCAAAATATCTGGCAGGGAAGCCGGCAGGGCGGTACGACATGTCGGATGTGATCGTGTTTTAA
- a CDS encoding ECF transporter S component, which produces MELKWKTKEVVVVAMVAAVIGVVYTIMDYLYMPLSSLLGPVFMELTFGIYLLSASLPMYIVRKPGFALFGALVTAFVNLLLGSAYGIQLILAGTLQAVGMEIGYAVCKRYGGNMANMTVGAVLGALCVLGRDCVVFGYLTLGAKTFTGIVIVRLISAVVIGIILTKGITAGLKKTGVLRGFKCAQV; this is translated from the coding sequence ATGGAACTGAAATGGAAAACAAAAGAAGTAGTGGTCGTAGCAATGGTCGCAGCAGTGATAGGTGTCGTATACACGATAATGGATTATCTTTATATGCCGCTATCCTCTCTGCTTGGGCCTGTGTTTATGGAATTGACGTTCGGCATATATCTGCTGTCGGCGTCCCTGCCGATGTATATAGTACGCAAGCCGGGATTTGCACTGTTCGGTGCGCTCGTCACGGCATTTGTGAATCTGCTGCTTGGCAGCGCCTACGGCATCCAGCTTATCCTTGCAGGCACGCTGCAGGCAGTCGGAATGGAGATCGGCTATGCGGTCTGTAAGCGGTACGGGGGAAATATGGCAAATATGACAGTGGGCGCTGTGCTCGGCGCGCTCTGTGTGCTCGGAAGAGACTGTGTCGTTTTCGGTTATCTCACGTTAGGGGCAAAGACGTTTACAGGTATTGTGATCGTAAGGCTTATAAGTGCGGTAGTCATCGGGATCATTCTGACGAAGGGCATTACGGCAGGGCTTAAAAAGACTGGGGTTCTGCGTGGTTTTAAATGCGCGCAGGTATAG
- the typA gene encoding translational GTPase TypA, producing MKTKREDIRNIAIIAHVDHGKTTLVDELLKQSGVFRENQDVEERVMDSNDIERERGITILSKNTAVYYKGTKINIIDTPGHADFGGEVERVLKMVNGVVLVVDAFEGAMPQTKFVLRKALELKLPVIVCINKIDRPEARPEEVIDEVLELFIDLDADDEQLDCPFVYASAKAGYALVELDDSPQNMLPLFETILDYIPAPEGDPDADTQVLISTIDYNEYVGRIGVGKVDNGTIRVNQDMVVVNAHDPERKDKVRISKLYEFDGLNKVDVKEATIGSIVAISGISNISIGDTLCSPENPEAILFQKISEPTIAMQFIVNDSPFAGQEGKFVTSRHLRDRLYKELNTDVSLRVEESDSTDSFKVSGRGELHLSVLIENMRREGYEFAVSKAEVLYKKDEHGKLLEPMEAAYIDVPDEFTGVVIEKLGQRKGELRGMGTSNGGYTRMEFSIPARGLIGYRGEFLTDTKGNGILNTSFDGYAPYKGDIQYRKQGSLIAFETGESVTYGLFSAQERGTLFIGPGEKVYSGMVIGQNGKAEDIELNVCKMKHLTNTRSSGADEALRLTSPKVLSLEEALDFIDTDELLEVTPENLRIRKKILDPKMRKRGIK from the coding sequence ATGAAAACAAAACGAGAAGATATACGTAATATAGCCATTATCGCCCATGTCGACCACGGAAAAACAACTCTTGTAGATGAGTTGTTAAAGCAAAGCGGTGTGTTCCGTGAAAACCAGGATGTAGAGGAACGTGTCATGGATTCTAACGACATCGAACGGGAACGGGGGATCACCATCCTTTCCAAAAACACGGCCGTTTACTATAAAGGAACAAAGATCAATATCATCGACACACCCGGACATGCTGATTTCGGGGGTGAGGTAGAACGTGTACTGAAGATGGTAAACGGTGTCGTCCTTGTAGTGGATGCATTTGAGGGCGCTATGCCTCAGACGAAGTTTGTGCTCAGAAAAGCACTGGAACTAAAGCTGCCGGTCATCGTATGTATCAACAAGATCGACCGTCCCGAGGCGCGCCCCGAGGAAGTGATCGATGAAGTGCTGGAGCTTTTTATCGACCTGGATGCCGACGACGAGCAGCTCGACTGTCCGTTTGTCTACGCTTCCGCCAAAGCCGGTTACGCGCTCGTGGAACTGGACGACAGCCCGCAGAATATGCTTCCGCTGTTTGAGACGATACTTGACTACATCCCCGCCCCGGAAGGTGACCCTGATGCAGATACCCAGGTATTGATCAGCACGATCGATTATAACGAATACGTCGGACGCATCGGCGTGGGCAAGGTAGACAACGGAACGATCCGGGTGAATCAGGATATGGTCGTCGTCAATGCCCACGACCCGGAGCGGAAAGATAAGGTGCGCATCAGCAAGCTGTATGAATTTGACGGGCTTAACAAGGTGGATGTAAAAGAGGCGACCATCGGTTCAATCGTGGCGATCTCAGGGATCTCCAACATATCGATCGGAGACACACTCTGCTCACCTGAGAACCCGGAAGCGATCCTGTTTCAGAAGATATCGGAGCCGACCATCGCCATGCAGTTTATCGTAAACGACAGTCCGTTTGCGGGACAGGAAGGTAAGTTTGTAACTTCCCGGCATCTGAGAGACAGACTCTACAAGGAACTGAACACAGATGTCAGTCTCCGCGTGGAAGAGTCTGACAGCACCGACAGCTTTAAGGTATCCGGCCGGGGTGAACTCCATCTGTCCGTCCTCATTGAGAACATGCGCCGGGAAGGGTATGAATTTGCGGTGAGCAAGGCGGAGGTCCTGTATAAAAAAGACGAACACGGCAAGTTATTAGAACCGATGGAAGCTGCATATATTGATGTACCGGATGAATTTACCGGCGTTGTCATCGAAAAGCTCGGACAGAGAAAAGGGGAGCTGCGCGGCATGGGTACGTCCAACGGTGGGTACACGCGCATGGAATTCTCCATACCGGCCCGCGGTCTCATCGGCTACCGCGGCGAGTTTCTCACCGACACGAAGGGCAACGGCATCCTGAACACGTCATTTGACGGATACGCGCCGTACAAAGGTGACATCCAGTACAGGAAACAGGGCTCTCTCATCGCGTTTGAGACAGGAGAGTCAGTCACTTACGGCCTGTTCAGCGCCCAGGAACGGGGAACGCTTTTTATCGGACCCGGCGAAAAGGTATATTCCGGCATGGTGATTGGACAGAACGGCAAGGCGGAAGACATTGAGCTGAACGTCTGCAAAATGAAACATCTGACCAACACCCGTTCTTCAGGGGCAGACGAAGCTCTCCGCCTGACGTCACCAAAGGTGCTGAGCCTGGAGGAAGCCCTCGACTTTATCGATACGGATGAGCTTCTGGAGGTAACTCCTGAAAATCTCAGGATCCGCAAGAAAATATTAGATCCGAAAATGAGAAAAAGAGGAATAAAATAA